AAGCCGCGGGGCTTCCGACCGGCGCGGGGATTGGAACGCTGGCCAGCACCGATGGGGCCCCGGCGGCCGATGTCGACCTGATCGCACCGAACGGGATCATCGATGCCGGCGATGCCGGGATCCGGGTATCGGGCAACTTCAGCGTCTTCGCCGTGCAGATCCTGGGCACCGACAATATCGATGTTTCGGGTATCGCCACTGGGCTTCCGGTGCCACCGGCGGCTCCGCCGACCTCGCTCGATACCGGTGACGTAGCTTCTCAGGCAAATCGCGCGATTGATGCGATCACTGATGCGATGGCCCAGGCGCAAGAAAACGCCGCGGTCCAGGCACCATCGATCATCGAAGTTCGTGTGACCGGATACGGCGAAGAAGAATGCGCAGAGGACCGGCGCAACTGTAGGCCGGCCGGAAGCGGAACCGGCGCCGCTGCCACGCTCCCCGAAGCTCCCGGTACCGTGCTCACTCAGGTTGCAGCGAAAGCTGCCCCTTCGGCGCGAGTGGCGTTTAGCCTGCCGGCGCAATCGCTGCGGACCATGTTGACCGAGATCGGCCGCTCGGCTGGCGTCAACATCCTTTACGATAATGGCGTCCTCAAGAACCGGCGCGTTGCGGGCCTTTCCGGGTCGATGACCGTGGAGGAGGCGCTGAACCGTCTGCTGACGGGTGATCGAGTCGAGGCGATCAGGCTGGACGCCAGGACGATTATTCTCGTCCCGCAGCGTAGCGGCCAGCCGCAGAGCCAGAGCCTAACGGCGCGGCTGTGATTGCAGACCACATTTTGCAGCGACTTTCGGGCCGACACTTCGTCCGAATGCTGGGAGACCGTACGTGACCGAGAATTCGAAATTGCCCCTTTTCTATAGCGATCCCGCTCCGCTGTCCTCGCAGCGGCATGCGTCGTGGCGTCTGAAGGCGGGCGATATGGGCTTCGCGGCGGAGACCGCATGCGTGCCAATCGTAGTCGGCGAGATTGCGGCGGCCTCGCGCGACTACCCGATCGTGTTCGGTGGCGGCGACGCCACGCCTCTGGCGGTGGTCGGGCTGGAGCAGGCCAATCTGTTCGTGAACGATGGGGAGTGGGACAAGCACAGCTATCTTCCCGCTTATGTCAGACGCTATCCCTTCGGCTTCGTGAAGACTGCCGAGCCTGAAAGCTATGCCCTGGCAATCGACGCGGGTTCCGAACGGCTCACCAGCAAGGGCAAGGACGGCCTAGCATTGTTCGAGGATGGGAAGCCAAGCGAAGTTACACGTCAGGCCTTGGCATTTTGCGATAGCTTTCGCCGTGAAGCGCAAGCCACGCAGGAGTTCGCAGAGGCGCTACAGAGCCATGACCTGCTGATCGACCGGCGCGCCGATGCGACCTTGCCTAACGGACGCCAGCTGGGACTAGGTGGCTTTCAGGTCGTCGACGCGGACAAGTTCGCAAAACTGGATACGCAAGTGGTGGCCCAATGGCATGCGAGCGGATGGCTGGCGCTTGTGCATTTCCATCTCGCCTCACTGGACCGCTTCCGCAGCCTGCTCTCGCGGCAGACGGCGCGCGGTACCGCCGGCAACGCTGCACCTGGAGCGGAGGCGGCTGCTTGATAGCGGTTCCCGGTAGGGGGACGGATGGAAACGCCACAGCGCGGATCCCGCGTAATCAATCCTGCAAGATTCACGGGATTGCCGCTGTGCGCAGTCAAGTTCCAGAGCCCCGGTTCCGGCACCGGGATGCTGATCTTTGAGTTGACCAGAGCGGAACGCGGGCCATCGCCAAGGCTCCGGTCAACTTGTTGCGATGATAGCATGTCCACTCCGGATTTCAGCATCCCGAACAAGCCCGTCTCATCCAACCTGAACGGTGACTCGTGCCCAAGCACTCGCGGCGAGCGATCAGCTGGTTCACGGTCGGCTGCCTAATACCCTGCCCAAACTCCGCGAACACCTCGCCAATACCAGGGCAGGATGGGACAATGGTCGCGTGCCCACAATCAGTCAGAAGGGTGAGGGCCTTCGTTTCCAGCCGCAAGAATAGCCGCCGCCGAGCCATCCAGAAATGGGAGGATGCCGTTCCGAACGAATTTCGAAAGCTGCACTTCATCCTCCCCATCGAGCGAGAAGCGTCCATCCGCGAGAATCAGCGCGAAGCCATAGGTTAGCGCGATATAGCCGATCGCCATGCCATGCTTCTCAAAATTCGGGCCCGAAGACGCTACTTCAGATACATCGCCATAGATGAACCTGGTGACCTCCATGAGCGATCGAGCCGATACATCGTCGTACTCATCGCCATCGACATGCTCCCGCCTGCGCAACATGAGGCGCATGAGTTGT
The nucleotide sequence above comes from Pelagerythrobacter marensis. Encoded proteins:
- a CDS encoding SapC family protein, giving the protein MTENSKLPLFYSDPAPLSSQRHASWRLKAGDMGFAAETACVPIVVGEIAAASRDYPIVFGGGDATPLAVVGLEQANLFVNDGEWDKHSYLPAYVRRYPFGFVKTAEPESYALAIDAGSERLTSKGKDGLALFEDGKPSEVTRQALAFCDSFRREAQATQEFAEALQSHDLLIDRRADATLPNGRQLGLGGFQVVDADKFAKLDTQVVAQWHASGWLALVHFHLASLDRFRSLLSRQTARGTAGNAAPGAEAAA
- a CDS encoding TetR/AcrR family transcriptional regulator; this encodes MADPSDSKGPNPRGRAYHKGNVAADLREAAERILAAENLENVSVRRLAREVGIAPANFYNHFNNLDELLAKIASASLDQAITRAVTTWSGHGSKPELLIASATEFIQFCLRNKQLMRLMLRRREHVDGDEYDDVSARSLMEVTRFIYGDVSEVASSGPNFEKHGMAIGYIALTYGFALILADGRFSLDGEDEVQLSKFVRNGILPFLDGSAAAILAAGNEGPHPSD